In Passer domesticus isolate bPasDom1 chromosome 1, bPasDom1.hap1, whole genome shotgun sequence, one DNA window encodes the following:
- the PDK4 gene encoding pyruvate dehydrogenase kinase, isozyme 4 isoform X2: MLGKGQAALEIQAPSPAKRKGSTNGCERTSFAFLRQELPVRFANILKEIDLLPDKLLGTPSVQLVKSWYIQSLRELIEFHQKSPDDQKVLSDFIDTLIRVRNRHHDVVPTMAQGVIEYKDTFKVDPVTNQNIQYFLDRFYMSRISTRMLMNQHTLLFDDKSGSGHPRHIGSIDPCCDVVEVVNDAYESAKLLCDQYYLTSPELKLTQVNGKAPGEPISIVYVPSHLFHMLFELFKNSMRATVEFQENSPTLSPVEVTVVLGKEDLAIKIADRGGGVPVRKIERLFSYMYSTAPRPNVDDARNTPLAGFGYGLPISRLYAKYFQGDLNLYSICGYGTDAIIYLKALSTESIEKLPVFNKSASKHYQATSEADDWCVPSKDPKNMAKQSAAS, from the exons ATGTtgggaaaaggccaggcagcactGGAGATCCAAGCTCCTTCCCCAGCAAAGAGGAAAG GCTCAACTAATGGATGTGAGAGAACTTCTTTTGCATTTTTGCGACAAGAACTTCCTGTGAGGTTTGCAAATATCTTGAAAGAAATTGATCTTCTTCCTGATAAATTACTAGGCACTCCATCAGTACAATTAGTAAAAAGCTG GTACATCCAAAGCCTAAGGGAGTTGATTGAATTCCATCAGAAAAGCCCAGATGACCAAAAAGTCTTATCTGA CTTTATAGATACTCTAATTAGAGTCCGAAACAGACATCATGATGTGGTTCCTACAATGGCACAAGGAGTAATTGAATACAAAGACACTTTTAAAGTAGATCCTGTCACCAATCAAAACATCCAGTATTTTTTGGATCGTTTTTACATGAGCCGTATTTCCACCCGAATGCTAATGAACCAACACA CTCTTCTATTTGATGATAAATCTGGCTCGGGGCACCCACGGCACATTGGAAGTATTGATCCTTGCTGTGATGTTGTCGAAGTAGTGAATG atGCTTATGAAAGTGCCAAGCTGTTGTGTGACCAGTATTACTTGACATCTCCTGAACTGAAACTTACTCAAGTGAATG GAAAAGCTCCAGGAGAGCCAATTAGCATTGTATATGTTCCATCTCACCTTTTTCACATGCTTTTTGAGCTCTTTAAG AATTCAATGAGAGCAACTGTTGAATTCCAAGAAAACAGTCCTACTCTTTCTCCGGTTGAAGTGACAGTTGTTCTAGGGAAAGAAGACCTGGCAATCAAG ATTGCAGACCGAGGGGGTGGTGTTCCAGTGAGGAAGATTGAGCGGCTGTTTAGCTACATGTATTCCACTGCACCGAGGCCAAATGTGGATGATGCTCGAAATACCCCTCTT GCTGGCTTTGGGTATGGCTTGCCAATTTCTCGTCTGTATGCTAAGTACTTTCAAGGAGATCTAAATCTTTATTCCATATGTGGTTATGGAACAGATGCTATCATCTACTTGAAG GCCTTATCAACAGAATCAATAGAAAAACTCCCAGTTTTTAACAAATCAGCTTCCAAGCATTACCAGGCTACCTCAGAGGCAGATGACTGGTGTGTCCCAAGTAAAGACCCAAAGAATATGGCTAAGCAGAGTGCAGCTTCCTGA
- the PDK4 gene encoding pyruvate dehydrogenase kinase, isozyme 4 isoform X1 — MKAARIALRKAAPLAGASAGSSSSRLPQEVEQFSRFSPSPLSIKQLLDFGSTNGCERTSFAFLRQELPVRFANILKEIDLLPDKLLGTPSVQLVKSWYIQSLRELIEFHQKSPDDQKVLSDFIDTLIRVRNRHHDVVPTMAQGVIEYKDTFKVDPVTNQNIQYFLDRFYMSRISTRMLMNQHTLLFDDKSGSGHPRHIGSIDPCCDVVEVVNDAYESAKLLCDQYYLTSPELKLTQVNGKAPGEPISIVYVPSHLFHMLFELFKNSMRATVEFQENSPTLSPVEVTVVLGKEDLAIKIADRGGGVPVRKIERLFSYMYSTAPRPNVDDARNTPLAGFGYGLPISRLYAKYFQGDLNLYSICGYGTDAIIYLKALSTESIEKLPVFNKSASKHYQATSEADDWCVPSKDPKNMAKQSAAS; from the exons ATGAAGGCCGCCCGGATCGCCCTCCGCAAAGCCGCCCCGCTGGCAGGGGCCAgcgccggcagcagcagcagccggctGCCACAGGAGGTGGAGCAGTTTTCCCgcttctccccctccccgctctcCATCAAGCAGTTGTTGGACTTCG GCTCAACTAATGGATGTGAGAGAACTTCTTTTGCATTTTTGCGACAAGAACTTCCTGTGAGGTTTGCAAATATCTTGAAAGAAATTGATCTTCTTCCTGATAAATTACTAGGCACTCCATCAGTACAATTAGTAAAAAGCTG GTACATCCAAAGCCTAAGGGAGTTGATTGAATTCCATCAGAAAAGCCCAGATGACCAAAAAGTCTTATCTGA CTTTATAGATACTCTAATTAGAGTCCGAAACAGACATCATGATGTGGTTCCTACAATGGCACAAGGAGTAATTGAATACAAAGACACTTTTAAAGTAGATCCTGTCACCAATCAAAACATCCAGTATTTTTTGGATCGTTTTTACATGAGCCGTATTTCCACCCGAATGCTAATGAACCAACACA CTCTTCTATTTGATGATAAATCTGGCTCGGGGCACCCACGGCACATTGGAAGTATTGATCCTTGCTGTGATGTTGTCGAAGTAGTGAATG atGCTTATGAAAGTGCCAAGCTGTTGTGTGACCAGTATTACTTGACATCTCCTGAACTGAAACTTACTCAAGTGAATG GAAAAGCTCCAGGAGAGCCAATTAGCATTGTATATGTTCCATCTCACCTTTTTCACATGCTTTTTGAGCTCTTTAAG AATTCAATGAGAGCAACTGTTGAATTCCAAGAAAACAGTCCTACTCTTTCTCCGGTTGAAGTGACAGTTGTTCTAGGGAAAGAAGACCTGGCAATCAAG ATTGCAGACCGAGGGGGTGGTGTTCCAGTGAGGAAGATTGAGCGGCTGTTTAGCTACATGTATTCCACTGCACCGAGGCCAAATGTGGATGATGCTCGAAATACCCCTCTT GCTGGCTTTGGGTATGGCTTGCCAATTTCTCGTCTGTATGCTAAGTACTTTCAAGGAGATCTAAATCTTTATTCCATATGTGGTTATGGAACAGATGCTATCATCTACTTGAAG GCCTTATCAACAGAATCAATAGAAAAACTCCCAGTTTTTAACAAATCAGCTTCCAAGCATTACCAGGCTACCTCAGAGGCAGATGACTGGTGTGTCCCAAGTAAAGACCCAAAGAATATGGCTAAGCAGAGTGCAGCTTCCTGA